The Enteractinococcus fodinae genome has a segment encoding these proteins:
- a CDS encoding sulfate/molybdate ABC transporter ATP-binding protein: MPTPTASTPTQQPRLDVALTVATRDVEVRFTVGSGETLALVGPNGAGKTTTLQALAGWLMPDSGYAHVDQTVLFHCPVPHQPPTVWLPAAQRNIGYLSQDPGLFPHLTARENIAYGMDRAGITRRRARLEAAEAWLQRVGLAGYGNRRPAQLSGGQAQRVAIARVLASGPRVVLLDEPLAAMDRDAAPALRELLAEVLRDQTVVLVTHHQSDVEALADEVHHLDPGVSPWE, translated from the coding sequence ATGCCGACGCCCACTGCAAGCACACCCACTCAGCAACCTCGACTTGACGTTGCCCTGACGGTAGCCACCCGTGATGTCGAGGTACGGTTTACTGTTGGCAGCGGAGAGACCCTGGCGCTCGTCGGCCCCAACGGAGCGGGGAAAACGACCACGCTCCAAGCATTAGCCGGCTGGCTTATGCCCGACAGCGGTTACGCCCACGTGGACCAGACCGTGTTGTTCCATTGCCCTGTCCCCCACCAACCCCCAACTGTGTGGCTGCCAGCCGCCCAGCGCAACATCGGGTACTTGTCGCAAGATCCAGGACTGTTTCCGCATCTGACGGCACGCGAGAACATCGCTTACGGTATGGACCGAGCAGGCATCACACGCCGGCGGGCACGACTCGAAGCGGCCGAAGCATGGCTTCAACGAGTCGGATTGGCAGGGTATGGCAATCGAAGGCCCGCCCAATTGTCTGGAGGACAGGCCCAACGTGTGGCCATTGCTCGTGTGCTTGCCTCGGGCCCACGTGTTGTCCTGCTCGATGAGCCGTTGGCCGCCATGGATCGAGATGCTGCCCCGGCCCTTCGCGAATTACTCGCGGAGGTCCTGCGCGACCAGACCGTCGTGCTGGTGACCCACCATCAGTCCGATGTCGAAGCGCTCGCCGATGAGGTGCATCACCTTGACCCTGGCGTCTCGCCGTGGGAATAA
- a CDS encoding transporter substrate-binding domain-containing protein, with product MFGKLSHTKKITALSAAALLALTACGDGGGADEGGEAADTGNGEVITVGIAGEVPYSYLDDEGNPTGATVALAERIFGDMGYDVEAELVDWDNLIPGLNAERFDAISAGMSITPERCEEAAFAEPEIMYTTALVVEEGNPFDVHDLDDVLEAQEAGEDITLTTLTAGIEAGYATDLGLDYDGVGSADEGIEMVEGGRADVFAMTAISLNQMASETEGLEVTEPFVQEIDGVLQYGAGSTVFRQDDTERLDEYNEHLAELKSSGELGEILGEFGFTDAEVPPEEMTTEALCANDLEALQDIEE from the coding sequence ATGTTTGGCAAACTCTCACACACCAAGAAAATCACGGCACTTTCGGCAGCGGCACTCCTGGCACTCACTGCCTGTGGGGATGGCGGCGGTGCCGACGAGGGCGGCGAAGCCGCAGATACTGGAAACGGTGAAGTCATCACCGTCGGTATTGCCGGCGAAGTCCCATACTCCTATCTGGATGACGAAGGCAATCCCACCGGTGCGACCGTTGCCCTGGCTGAACGAATCTTTGGCGACATGGGCTATGACGTCGAAGCAGAGCTGGTCGACTGGGACAACTTGATTCCGGGGCTGAATGCAGAACGTTTCGATGCTATTTCAGCCGGCATGTCCATTACACCCGAGCGGTGCGAAGAAGCCGCATTTGCCGAGCCGGAAATCATGTACACCACCGCCCTGGTGGTCGAAGAGGGGAATCCCTTCGACGTGCATGATCTCGATGATGTTCTAGAGGCCCAAGAAGCCGGTGAAGATATCACCTTAACGACCCTGACCGCGGGTATTGAAGCTGGTTACGCCACAGATCTCGGACTGGATTACGACGGTGTTGGCAGCGCCGACGAAGGTATTGAAATGGTCGAAGGTGGTCGCGCTGATGTGTTCGCAATGACCGCGATTTCACTGAACCAAATGGCATCCGAAACCGAGGGCCTGGAAGTCACTGAACCGTTTGTCCAAGAGATCGACGGGGTACTGCAATACGGTGCAGGATCGACGGTCTTCCGCCAGGATGACACCGAACGGCTCGACGAATACAACGAGCATTTGGCAGAACTCAAATCCAGTGGTGAGCTCGGTGAGATCCTGGGCGAATTCGGCTTTACCGACGCCGAGGTCCCGCCCGAAGAGATGACAACCGAAGCACTGTGCGCAAACGATCTGGAAGCACTCCAGGATATCGAGGAGTAA
- a CDS encoding ABC transporter permease: MTGVNSSRRQRQQHVVTPRIPAVTMAIALVAGVFLLVPFIALLTGITWTELPALLTSQSAVDALWLSLRTATVATLICIVLGVPLALVLARTDFPGRNLTRVIVLVPLVIPPVVAGIALTEAFGRRGLIGEHLSVWGIEIAFSTTAVVLAQTFVALPFMVTTLESHLASAGQHYERIAQSLGASTWRTFSTITLPLLRPGLLSGTVLTFARALGEFGATITFAGSLQGTTRTMPLEIYLARETDPDSAVALSLVLILVAVLVIAVAYFRPSTQRS; this comes from the coding sequence GTGACGGGGGTGAATTCATCAAGGCGGCAGCGGCAACAGCACGTGGTTACCCCGCGGATCCCCGCCGTTACGATGGCAATCGCCCTGGTGGCGGGGGTGTTTCTGTTGGTGCCGTTCATCGCGTTGCTGACCGGTATCACCTGGACGGAGCTGCCCGCACTTTTGACCAGCCAATCCGCTGTCGATGCATTGTGGTTGTCGCTGCGCACCGCGACCGTGGCCACGCTGATATGTATCGTCTTAGGTGTGCCATTAGCTTTGGTGCTAGCGCGCACAGACTTTCCGGGCCGTAACTTGACTCGAGTGATCGTCTTAGTGCCGCTGGTGATCCCCCCGGTAGTGGCTGGCATTGCCCTGACTGAAGCATTCGGCCGGCGCGGGCTGATTGGTGAGCACCTTTCTGTGTGGGGAATCGAGATCGCATTTAGTACTACCGCCGTGGTGTTAGCCCAAACCTTTGTGGCGCTGCCGTTTATGGTCACGACCTTAGAATCGCACCTGGCATCGGCAGGCCAACATTATGAACGGATCGCTCAATCGCTGGGCGCATCAACGTGGCGGACCTTTTCCACGATTACGCTGCCGTTACTGCGGCCCGGTCTGTTATCCGGTACGGTGCTGACCTTTGCCCGAGCGCTGGGAGAGTTCGGCGCGACGATCACCTTTGCGGGATCACTGCAGGGCACAACACGGACCATGCCGCTTGAAATCTATCTGGCGCGTGAGACTGATCCAGACTCGGCTGTCGCCTTATCGCTGGTCTTGATCTTGGTGGCCGTGCTCGTCATTGCGGTGGCCTACTTCCGTCCCAGCACACAGCGGAGCTGA
- a CDS encoding TOBE domain-containing protein, translating into MAYLRITEAAAYLGVSDDSVRRWISNGKLEATQDATGRQVVAGQDIAALARAAAEGRPNVPDELASSARNKFTGLVTRIVADKVMSQVELQCGPFRVVSLISTEAVEELGLEVGSPAIATVKATNVVIETTGLAP; encoded by the coding sequence ATGGCGTATTTGCGTATCACGGAGGCGGCTGCATACCTGGGAGTCTCTGACGATTCTGTCCGACGGTGGATCAGTAATGGCAAGCTCGAGGCGACCCAGGATGCCACCGGTCGGCAAGTGGTTGCTGGCCAAGATATCGCTGCCTTGGCGCGAGCAGCAGCCGAAGGGCGTCCCAATGTGCCTGATGAACTCGCATCGTCTGCCCGCAATAAATTCACCGGCCTAGTCACGCGGATTGTGGCAGATAAGGTGATGTCTCAGGTAGAGCTCCAGTGCGGCCCGTTTCGGGTAGTGTCGTTGATTTCAACCGAAGCGGTCGAGGAGCTCGGTCTGGAAGTCGGCTCCCCCGCGATTGCCACGGTCAAAGCCACCAACGTTGTCATCGAGACCACTGGGTTAGCTCCATGA
- the modA gene encoding molybdate ABC transporter substrate-binding protein has product MTGTWLVAFALTGCSADGHDPSHASETEPIRVFAAASLQPSFEEIAAEFTAENPHLEVDISAAGSSTLVHNLHAGAPADVLATADEASMQDAHDAELTDPNSHEVFAANTLVGVVPADNPAQVNSLEEATEPGVKLVTCAPQVPCGALSESVAQAAGVALRPVSEEHQVVDVLGKVRTGEADAGLVYATDARLASEEVTVFPITQAEQQRNLYPIARTTDTGHPEEADAFIEFVHSERGQAILASHGFLKP; this is encoded by the coding sequence GTGACAGGGACTTGGCTGGTTGCCTTCGCCCTTACCGGGTGTAGCGCAGACGGTCACGACCCATCGCATGCATCAGAGACTGAACCGATCCGGGTATTCGCTGCAGCATCCCTGCAACCATCTTTTGAAGAAATCGCAGCAGAGTTCACCGCAGAGAACCCTCATCTCGAGGTTGATATAAGCGCTGCGGGATCATCGACATTAGTTCACAACCTACACGCCGGAGCGCCAGCTGACGTGCTCGCCACAGCCGATGAAGCCAGCATGCAAGACGCTCACGACGCTGAGCTCACTGATCCCAACAGTCATGAGGTCTTTGCCGCCAATACGCTGGTGGGCGTTGTGCCAGCAGATAATCCAGCGCAGGTGAACTCCTTGGAGGAGGCCACCGAACCCGGGGTGAAGCTGGTGACGTGTGCACCTCAAGTGCCCTGCGGTGCGTTATCGGAGTCTGTGGCGCAGGCCGCCGGGGTTGCCTTGCGCCCGGTGTCCGAAGAACATCAGGTCGTGGACGTGTTAGGTAAAGTGCGCACCGGTGAAGCTGACGCTGGGTTGGTCTACGCCACTGATGCACGGCTTGCCAGCGAAGAGGTTACGGTCTTTCCCATCACACAGGCCGAACAACAGCGGAATCTCTACCCGATCGCCCGCACCACCGACACCGGCCACCCGGAAGAAGCTGATGCCTTCATCGAATTTGTACACAGCGAGCGCGGCCAGGCGATCCTTGCCTCGCACGGCTTCCTGAAACCGTAG
- a CDS encoding pyridoxal phosphate-dependent aminotransferase: protein MVEPARRVSARLQAIPESATLAITAKAKQLRAAGEPVIGFGAGEPDFPTPDYIVEAAQAAVVDPANHRYTPAAGLPELRQAIADKTLRDSGVEVDAAQVLVTNGGKQAVYNTFAALTDPGDEILLPAPYWTTYPESIKLAGGTPVDVFAGAEAEYKVTVDQLEAARTDRTKAVVFVSPSNPTGSVYTPEETQAIGQWALDNGIWVITDEIYEHLVYDEAVFTPILKAVPELANQTVILNGVAKTYAMTGWRVGWMIGPTDVIKAASTLQSHATSNVNNIAQKAAIAAVSGPLDAVHEMLEAFDERRTTMVNMLNDIVSFVCPTPKGAFYAYVDVTQALGKEIAGQRVDTSTELAAVILEKAQVAVVPGEAFGKSGYIRLSYALGMDDLVEGVSRIQNLMNG, encoded by the coding sequence ATGGTTGAACCAGCACGTCGTGTATCTGCCCGTCTGCAAGCAATACCTGAGTCAGCAACGCTGGCAATTACCGCCAAAGCCAAGCAGCTCAGAGCAGCCGGTGAACCCGTGATCGGTTTCGGTGCTGGAGAACCAGACTTCCCCACCCCGGACTATATTGTGGAAGCAGCCCAGGCGGCCGTCGTTGATCCGGCCAACCACCGCTATACCCCCGCAGCCGGCCTACCGGAGCTTCGGCAGGCAATCGCCGATAAGACACTGCGCGATTCTGGCGTTGAAGTTGATGCAGCACAAGTGTTGGTCACGAACGGTGGCAAGCAAGCTGTGTATAACACCTTTGCCGCGCTCACCGACCCCGGTGATGAAATTCTGCTGCCTGCCCCGTACTGGACCACTTACCCAGAGTCCATCAAACTTGCCGGTGGCACCCCGGTCGATGTGTTCGCTGGCGCTGAGGCCGAATACAAGGTCACCGTCGATCAACTCGAAGCAGCTCGGACCGACCGGACCAAGGCCGTCGTTTTCGTCTCGCCTTCCAACCCGACCGGTTCGGTCTACACCCCAGAGGAAACCCAGGCCATCGGCCAGTGGGCACTCGACAACGGCATCTGGGTCATCACCGATGAGATCTATGAGCACCTCGTTTACGATGAGGCCGTCTTCACGCCCATCCTCAAAGCCGTACCTGAACTGGCAAATCAGACCGTCATCCTCAACGGTGTGGCCAAAACCTATGCGATGACCGGCTGGCGCGTAGGCTGGATGATTGGCCCCACCGATGTCATCAAAGCAGCATCCACCCTGCAGTCGCATGCAACATCGAACGTGAACAACATCGCGCAAAAGGCTGCCATTGCTGCCGTGTCCGGCCCCCTAGACGCCGTCCATGAAATGCTGGAGGCCTTCGACGAGCGACGCACCACGATGGTCAATATGCTCAACGATATTGTTAGTTTCGTCTGCCCGACGCCAAAAGGGGCATTCTATGCCTACGTTGATGTCACTCAAGCATTAGGCAAAGAGATCGCCGGGCAGCGAGTGGATACCTCGACCGAACTTGCCGCCGTCATCTTAGAAAAAGCCCAAGTTGCCGTCGTACCGGGTGAGGCCTTTGGTAAATCGGGGTACATTCGCCTGTCATATGCTCTGGGCATGGATGATCTGGTCGAAGGTGTCTCCCGCATCCAGAACCTGATGAACGGCTAG
- the secE gene encoding preprotein translocase subunit SecE, translated as MMFLRQVVDEMRKVVTPTRQELIKMTGVVLVFVVIVIALVSLLDWLFGMGASWVFGGSDGL; from the coding sequence ATGATGTTCCTGCGCCAGGTCGTCGATGAGATGCGCAAGGTCGTCACCCCGACCCGACAAGAACTCATCAAAATGACCGGTGTGGTACTGGTCTTCGTTGTTATTGTGATCGCGCTGGTGAGCCTGCTCGACTGGCTGTTCGGTATGGGTGCGTCCTGGGTATTCGGTGGTTCTGACGGCCTCTAA
- the ehuD gene encoding ectoine/hydroxyectoine ABC transporter permease subunit EhuD, producing MTSSLLLAAGLSATVDTPDIDDTTSFWRWDFAWEVLPTMLSSFLQVTLLVTVVGTIIASALGLVIAIMIRLLPRPLAWLVEWIANFIRMTPIVVQLLIVFYGFVWMEPMTIALIVYGVHYSTYMSEVYRAGIDSVPRGQWEASTALSMSPGRTWRRVIIPQALRSTVPSLGNYAISMFKDTPFLIAISVMEMVTTALEIGGFTYRYIETITIAGVIFLVASYFTAVLVNRLEKRLAYAH from the coding sequence ATGACTAGCTCGCTTCTGTTGGCCGCAGGCCTGTCCGCAACCGTAGACACCCCAGACATTGATGACACCACGAGTTTTTGGCGCTGGGACTTCGCCTGGGAAGTTCTGCCCACGATGCTCAGCTCATTCCTCCAGGTCACCTTGTTGGTCACCGTGGTCGGTACCATTATCGCTTCCGCCCTCGGGCTCGTCATTGCCATCATGATCCGCCTCTTGCCGCGCCCGCTGGCGTGGCTTGTGGAGTGGATCGCGAACTTCATCCGGATGACGCCAATCGTCGTCCAGTTGCTTATCGTGTTCTACGGTTTCGTGTGGATGGAACCGATGACCATCGCCCTGATTGTGTACGGCGTGCATTATTCGACCTACATGTCCGAGGTCTATCGCGCCGGTATCGATTCGGTCCCCCGTGGCCAATGGGAGGCATCGACTGCACTGTCGATGTCACCGGGCCGCACCTGGCGGCGGGTGATCATTCCCCAAGCACTGCGGTCCACTGTGCCTTCATTAGGCAACTACGCGATCTCGATGTTCAAAGACACCCCGTTCTTGATCGCTATCTCGGTCATGGAAATGGTCACCACGGCCTTGGAAATCGGTGGCTTTACGTACCGCTACATCGAAACCATTACCATCGCCGGCGTGATCTTCCTCGTCGCCAGTTACTTCACGGCCGTGCTCGTCAATCGATTGGAGAAACGTCTTGCCTACGCCCACTGA
- a CDS encoding amino acid ABC transporter permease, which produces MSYLDALSMHGPRLWDGFLLTLQLTLVSGLLAFVVAVVLGLMAGSTKKIARIPARIIIEFFRGTSLLVQLMWLFYVLPLFGPSLGAMSVAIFALTLNYGAYGAEAVRASLTSVPQGQWEATVALSMSWPHKIRRVIFPQAWALMLPSLTNLWVHLLKGSSIVYIIGMSEFTFELLQLRRTTDWFFALAVVGLIVYFLIALILTQLMRLLEARAKHKLGLGPSLKEVLSPVPKAQQTPAEPTPTAGGGR; this is translated from the coding sequence GTGAGTTATCTCGATGCGTTATCGATGCATGGGCCCCGGCTTTGGGACGGTTTTCTCCTTACCCTCCAGCTGACCCTGGTTAGCGGACTGTTGGCGTTCGTCGTGGCTGTCGTACTTGGTCTGATGGCCGGCAGCACCAAGAAAATCGCCCGGATCCCCGCTCGAATTATTATCGAATTCTTTCGTGGCACCTCGTTGCTGGTGCAACTGATGTGGCTGTTCTACGTGCTGCCGCTGTTTGGACCGAGCCTGGGAGCGATGAGTGTCGCGATCTTTGCTCTCACGCTCAACTACGGTGCCTACGGCGCCGAGGCGGTGCGGGCCTCCTTGACCTCCGTGCCTCAAGGGCAGTGGGAAGCGACCGTGGCGTTATCCATGTCGTGGCCCCACAAAATACGCCGGGTCATTTTCCCCCAAGCGTGGGCCCTCATGCTCCCCTCACTGACCAACTTATGGGTCCACCTGCTCAAGGGCAGTTCCATCGTTTATATCATTGGCATGAGCGAGTTCACCTTCGAATTATTGCAACTGCGCCGGACTACCGATTGGTTCTTCGCCTTGGCCGTCGTAGGGCTCATCGTCTACTTCTTGATCGCCTTGATCCTGACACAGCTGATGCGCCTCTTAGAGGCCCGAGCCAAACACAAGCTTGGGTTAGGCCCCAGTCTCAAAGAGGTGCTGTCGCCGGTCCCGAAAGCACAACAAACCCCAGCTGAGCCAACTCCCACAGCTGGAGGTGGCCGATGA
- the panD gene encoding aspartate 1-decarboxylase, whose amino-acid sequence MLRTMFHAKIHRATVTEANLHYVGSVTVDQDLLDAADILPGELVSIVDITNGARLETYTIAGERNSGVLGINGAAAHLINPGDLVILIAYAQMEDAEARTYEPNIVHVDEHNRIISLGNEPAEALQEGTQRPPRARTLSAARHN is encoded by the coding sequence ATGTTGCGTACCATGTTCCACGCCAAGATCCACCGCGCCACCGTTACCGAAGCAAACCTGCACTACGTTGGTTCGGTCACCGTGGACCAGGACTTGCTCGATGCCGCCGATATTCTTCCCGGTGAGCTCGTATCGATCGTGGACATCACCAATGGTGCGCGACTCGAAACCTACACCATCGCCGGTGAACGCAACTCTGGTGTCCTTGGCATTAACGGTGCTGCCGCCCACCTGATCAATCCGGGCGATCTGGTCATCCTCATTGCCTATGCACAGATGGAAGATGCTGAAGCACGCACTTACGAGCCGAATATCGTCCACGTCGACGAACACAACCGGATTATCAGCCTCGGCAACGAGCCTGCAGAAGCCCTCCAAGAGGGTACGCAGCGGCCCCCGCGGGCTCGCACCCTTTCTGCAGCGCGCCACAATTAG